The Methanomethylovorans hollandica DSM 15978 genome includes a region encoding these proteins:
- a CDS encoding pyridoxamine 5'-phosphate oxidase family protein — protein sequence MVQIEGKCKEVLDNTEWVAIATCGDSGPHMVATWGGYMRALKTEDSGIIVIPAGFYNITEENLKKNPQVEMLIASKKVQGTNSPGQGCCISGKGEVQTSGKYADLAKSKFSWARGALVITIEKINTQL from the coding sequence ATAGTACAAATAGAAGGCAAATGCAAGGAAGTTCTAGATAATACAGAATGGGTTGCCATTGCAACTTGCGGAGATAGTGGTCCACATATGGTGGCTACATGGGGGGGATATATGAGAGCATTAAAAACTGAAGATAGCGGAATAATCGTTATTCCGGCCGGATTTTATAATATAACCGAGGAGAACCTTAAAAAGAACCCCCAAGTGGAGATGCTGATAGCTTCAAAGAAAGTCCAGGGGACCAATAGCCCTGGTCAGGGATGCTGCATTTCTGGAAAAGGAGAAGTTCAAACTTCAGGAAAATATGCTGATCTGGCAAAATCAAAATTTTCTTGGGCAAGAGGGGCATTGGTTATTACTATTGAAAAAATTAATACGCAACTGTGA